One stretch of Flavobacterium sp. 9 DNA includes these proteins:
- a CDS encoding 3-oxoacyl-ACP synthase III family protein → MATFSVKDIAIKGISCCVPKDVERNIDLDILTQEEIQKFIEVTGVEERRIATKEICTSDLCCEAAEKLIKDLNWQKEEIEILVFVSQTGDYILPVSAAILQERLGLATSCIAFDVPLGCSGYVYGLSILTSMMKTTGIKKGLLLAGDTISKIISKTDKSTLPLFGDAGSATALEFSEGAEFSFDLGSDGSGYKTIIVPDGGSRNRINNDSLQIQTIEKGIERTSCDLVLDGMDVFSFGITQGPKTVNKLITEFEIDKDQIDYFVFHQANMMMNKMIAKKLKLPAEKVPYSLKNFGNTSSATIPLTIVSELKEAILNKTSNIVMCGFGVGLSWGTMLAKDCKIESLELIEL, encoded by the coding sequence ATGGCTACTTTTTCAGTAAAGGATATTGCAATAAAAGGTATTTCGTGTTGTGTTCCAAAAGATGTGGAGCGCAACATTGATTTAGATATACTGACGCAGGAAGAAATTCAAAAATTTATTGAAGTAACCGGAGTTGAAGAACGACGCATTGCAACAAAAGAGATTTGTACTTCTGATTTATGCTGTGAAGCTGCTGAAAAATTAATCAAAGATTTAAACTGGCAAAAAGAAGAAATCGAAATTTTAGTTTTTGTGTCACAAACAGGTGATTATATTTTACCTGTTTCGGCAGCGATACTTCAGGAGAGATTAGGTTTGGCAACAAGCTGTATTGCTTTTGATGTGCCTTTGGGCTGTTCCGGTTATGTTTATGGCTTGTCGATTTTGACAAGCATGATGAAAACAACCGGAATTAAAAAAGGATTATTACTTGCCGGAGATACAATCAGTAAAATTATTTCGAAAACAGATAAAAGTACTTTACCTCTTTTTGGAGATGCGGGATCTGCAACAGCATTGGAATTTTCTGAGGGTGCAGAATTTTCATTTGATTTAGGTTCAGATGGATCGGGATATAAAACGATTATTGTTCCTGACGGAGGTTCAAGAAATAGAATCAATAATGACTCTTTACAAATTCAAACAATAGAAAAAGGAATTGAGAGAACTTCATGCGATCTGGTTTTAGATGGGATGGATGTTTTTAGTTTTGGAATAACACAAGGACCTAAAACAGTCAATAAGTTAATTACTGAATTTGAAATTGATAAAGATCAAATTGATTATTTTGTTTTTCATCAGGCAAATATGATGATGAATAAAATGATTGCGAAAAAACTGAAACTTCCTGCAGAGAAAGTACCTTATTCTCTGAAAAATTTCGGAAATACTTCTTCAGCTACAATTCCGCTAACAATTGTTTCGGAGTTAAAAGAAGCCATTTTAAACAAAACATCAAATATAGTTATGTGCGGTTTTGGTGTTGGATTATCATGGGGAACAATGTTAGCAAAAGATTGCAAGATTGAATCATTAGAATTAATTGAATTGTAA
- a CDS encoding SDR family NAD(P)-dependent oxidoreductase gives MITLKDKNILVTGASSGIGRQIAITASELGAKLTIIGRNVEKLEETLTLLNGDGHKIQVVDLSDSANLTTLISESLPYDGVVFNAGVVEYLPVKFLNESKINSVFATNFDSNVVLSQKLIKSKLLKKGGSLVFVSSISSKLGVPGTAMYTASKAALSAFSKVLASELASQGIRSNSVSPGIIKTAMTDKASDVVSDEELKKAESEYPLGYGEPSDVAGLIMYLLSDISKWMTGSDLIIDGGFTLK, from the coding sequence ATGATTACATTAAAGGATAAAAATATTTTAGTTACCGGTGCCTCATCAGGAATAGGAAGGCAAATTGCTATAACAGCTTCTGAATTGGGAGCAAAACTTACAATTATCGGAAGAAATGTCGAGAAACTAGAAGAAACATTGACCTTACTAAATGGTGATGGTCATAAAATACAAGTTGTAGATCTTTCTGATTCGGCTAATCTTACAACATTAATTAGTGAAAGTTTGCCTTATGACGGTGTTGTTTTTAATGCTGGTGTGGTCGAATATTTACCGGTTAAATTCTTGAACGAAAGTAAAATAAATTCGGTTTTTGCTACAAATTTTGACAGTAATGTGGTCTTAAGTCAGAAATTGATAAAAAGTAAATTACTAAAAAAGGGAGGATCTCTTGTTTTTGTTTCCTCAATTTCTTCAAAATTAGGTGTTCCGGGAACTGCAATGTACACTGCATCAAAAGCGGCTTTAAGTGCTTTTTCAAAAGTTTTGGCTTCTGAATTAGCTTCTCAGGGAATACGCTCTAATAGTGTAAGTCCGGGAATTATAAAAACGGCAATGACAGATAAGGCCAGTGATGTGGTTTCTGATGAAGAATTAAAAAAAGCAGAATCAGAATATCCGTTAGGATACGGTGAACCATCAGATGTTGCGGGATTAATCATGTATTTATTAAGTGATATTAGTAAATGGATGACGGGTTCGGATTTAATTATTGACGGAGGATTTACATTGAAATAA
- a CDS encoding aromatic ring-hydroxylating dioxygenase subunit alpha — MNSNIPAIHYHDNDIFTQENDMLFSKVWHFVGFRSDFENDNDFVTAKIADTPIVIQNVRGTIKAFLNVCSHRFSIIQQEKSGNRPLMCPYHGWAYDKEGIPSGIPKKPLFKKFTKEELCEMKLKEFQVSFCGNLCFVTLNKNIEPLEDFIGIFYNELKEMSLALGDRIDVNSMEITANWKVIVENTLESYHVGLIHAETLAKLEPSGLDFEFDENNSSWTSDLNIVKDKGGYKKINNYFSPREYDIEGYKHILIFPNLLISSTHGISFNYSVIEPITSDVSRFTSHVFTTKTENPNEKSIVIKAFEESLINFNRQVFDEDKAVCQLVQQGVRHTNLSGKLSDEEERVHHFQKTYLKFLQHES; from the coding sequence ATGAATTCAAATATACCAGCTATTCATTATCATGACAACGACATTTTTACTCAGGAAAATGATATGTTGTTTAGTAAGGTTTGGCATTTTGTGGGATTTAGATCTGATTTTGAAAATGACAACGATTTTGTTACTGCAAAAATTGCGGATACACCAATTGTTATTCAAAATGTAAGAGGAACCATTAAAGCTTTTTTGAATGTTTGCTCACATAGATTTTCTATAATTCAACAAGAAAAATCAGGTAACAGACCTTTAATGTGTCCTTATCATGGCTGGGCGTACGATAAAGAAGGAATTCCGAGTGGTATTCCTAAAAAACCATTATTCAAGAAGTTTACAAAAGAAGAGCTTTGCGAAATGAAACTGAAAGAATTTCAAGTTTCATTTTGTGGTAATTTATGTTTTGTGACTTTAAACAAAAACATTGAACCTCTGGAGGATTTTATAGGCATTTTTTATAATGAATTAAAAGAAATGTCTTTGGCTTTAGGAGATAGAATTGATGTTAATTCGATGGAAATTACAGCAAACTGGAAGGTAATTGTCGAAAATACTTTAGAAAGTTATCACGTTGGTTTGATTCACGCAGAAACACTAGCTAAGTTAGAACCTTCAGGATTAGATTTTGAATTTGATGAGAATAATTCAAGCTGGACTAGTGATTTAAATATTGTAAAAGATAAAGGAGGATATAAAAAAATTAATAATTATTTTTCGCCTAGAGAATATGATATTGAAGGATATAAACACATTTTGATTTTTCCTAATTTATTGATATCAAGCACGCACGGTATATCGTTTAATTATTCTGTAATCGAACCAATTACCTCAGATGTTTCAAGATTTACAAGTCATGTTTTTACCACAAAAACAGAGAACCCTAATGAAAAATCAATTGTAATTAAAGCTTTTGAGGAATCATTGATTAATTTTAACCGACAAGTATTTGATGAAGACAAAGCAGTTTGTCAGTTGGTTCAGCAAGGTGTAAGACATACTAATTTGTCCGGGAAACTTTCTGACGAAGAAGAGCGTGTACATCATTTTCAAAAAACGTATTTAAAATTTTTACAGCATGAAAGCTAA
- a CDS encoding 3-oxoacyl-ACP synthase III family protein: MKANIKAISYYLPEEILSNDLINQEFPEWDIEKISSKTGINSRHISAKDEFSSDMAVKAAEKLFKEHNIDRSEIDFLLFCTQSPDYFLPTTACIIQEKLGLNTTIGALDYNLGCSGFVYGLSLAKGLIAGEMAKNILLITSETYSKFIHPKDKSNKTIFGDAAAATLISSEKGFCSIGNFVFGTDGKGAENLIVKQGGMRFPVLNDNEDISDEFGNVRNDKNLFMNGTEIFNFTGEFVPKLVQGMLEKANLSQDNIDLFVFHQANKYMLNHLRKKIKIPEDKFYISMAHCGNTVSSTIPIALYDALKEGKLENCKNIILAGFGVGYSWGACNLNID; the protein is encoded by the coding sequence ATGAAAGCTAATATTAAAGCTATTTCGTATTATTTGCCTGAAGAAATTTTATCTAATGATTTGATAAATCAGGAATTTCCAGAATGGGACATTGAAAAAATTAGTTCTAAAACGGGAATTAATTCAAGACATATAAGTGCCAAAGATGAGTTTTCATCTGATATGGCGGTAAAAGCAGCCGAAAAATTATTCAAGGAACATAATATTGACAGATCAGAAATTGATTTTCTATTGTTTTGTACCCAAAGTCCCGATTATTTTTTGCCAACAACGGCTTGTATTATTCAGGAAAAATTGGGTTTAAATACAACAATTGGAGCTTTAGATTATAATTTAGGATGTTCTGGTTTTGTTTACGGATTAAGCTTGGCAAAAGGTTTAATTGCTGGTGAAATGGCGAAAAACATTTTACTGATTACATCTGAAACGTATTCAAAATTTATACATCCAAAAGATAAAAGTAATAAAACCATTTTTGGAGATGCAGCCGCTGCAACTTTAATATCCAGCGAGAAAGGTTTTTGTTCTATTGGTAATTTTGTTTTTGGAACGGATGGAAAAGGTGCCGAAAACTTAATCGTAAAACAAGGCGGAATGCGTTTTCCGGTTTTAAACGATAATGAAGATATAAGTGATGAGTTTGGAAATGTTCGAAACGATAAAAATTTGTTTATGAACGGAACTGAAATTTTTAATTTTACAGGAGAATTTGTTCCAAAACTTGTTCAGGGAATGTTAGAAAAGGCAAATCTGAGCCAGGATAATATCGATTTATTTGTTTTTCATCAAGCCAATAAATACATGCTGAATCATCTTAGAAAAAAAATAAAAATCCCGGAAGATAAGTTTTATATCAGTATGGCTCACTGTGGGAATACTGTTTCGTCTACAATACCAATTGCTTTGTATGATGCTTTGAAAGAAGGAAAATTAGAAAATTGCAAAAATATAATATTGGCTGGATTTGGAGTTGGATATTCATGGGGAGCTTGTAATTTAAATATCGACTAA
- a CDS encoding sialic acid O-acetyltransferase — translation MKNLIIIGARGYGREVYNLALQCEGYQKDYIVKGFLDDKKDALEGFENYPEIIGNVEDYEIQENDIFCCALGSVKWKKHYVELIESKEGKFINLVHPTVIIHSNVKLGIGLIAFMYSNISNDCTLGDFVTIQGFVAIGHDSKIGKWCHINAYSFTGGYAILEDEVCLNTRSTVLPNIIVRKGATVGAASLVIKNVKENTTVFGVPAKVLNF, via the coding sequence ATGAAAAACTTAATAATAATAGGAGCAAGAGGTTATGGACGTGAGGTTTATAATTTAGCGTTGCAGTGTGAAGGTTATCAAAAAGACTATATTGTAAAAGGTTTTTTAGATGACAAAAAAGATGCGTTAGAGGGTTTTGAGAATTATCCGGAAATTATTGGTAACGTTGAAGACTATGAAATTCAGGAAAATGATATCTTTTGTTGCGCACTTGGAAGTGTAAAATGGAAAAAACATTACGTTGAATTAATTGAGAGCAAAGAAGGGAAGTTTATTAATTTAGTACATCCAACCGTAATTATTCATTCAAATGTAAAATTAGGTATTGGTCTAATTGCTTTTATGTATTCTAATATTAGTAATGATTGTACGTTAGGTGATTTTGTAACCATTCAGGGGTTTGTAGCTATTGGACACGACTCTAAAATAGGCAAGTGGTGTCATATAAATGCATATAGTTTTACGGGCGGATATGCAATATTAGAGGATGAAGTGTGCCTTAATACCAGATCAACCGTTTTGCCTAATATAATTGTTAGAAAAGGGGCGACTGTTGGAGCTGCAAGTTTAGTAATAAAAAATGTAAAAGAAAATACTACTGTTTTTGGAGTTCCTGCTAAAGTATTAAATTTCTAA
- a CDS encoding glycosyltransferase, protein MFVSVVMITYNHSLYIKQAIESILSQVTDFEFELIISNDKSTDDTDLVIRETLAQNPNAHKAKYINHETNLGMMPNFVSALSNATGKYIALCEGDDYWCDDNKLQIQADFLENNPDFSICFSNVGLLTSSGMKEDNRKKKIPEVSTIKELAQNNFIHTPSVLYRNHLIKEFPKYFTEAPIGDYFLHMLNAQHGKIKYIDKVLAVYRIHDASYWSSKKDKEQRAIIINFLNTLKTFFDDDIQKIINRQIQKIQSKDMSFFEKKLFKLKSFFYR, encoded by the coding sequence ATGTTTGTAAGCGTTGTAATGATTACTTATAATCACTCTTTATATATAAAACAAGCGATTGAGAGCATTTTATCGCAGGTTACTGATTTTGAATTTGAACTTATTATTTCAAATGATAAATCTACAGATGATACAGATCTGGTTATAAGAGAAACTCTTGCGCAAAACCCAAATGCACATAAAGCAAAATATATCAACCATGAAACTAATCTTGGTATGATGCCTAATTTTGTTTCTGCACTTAGTAATGCTACCGGAAAATATATTGCTTTATGCGAAGGTGATGATTATTGGTGCGATGACAATAAACTACAAATTCAGGCTGATTTCTTAGAAAACAATCCTGATTTTAGTATTTGCTTTAGCAATGTAGGTTTATTGACAAGTAGCGGAATGAAGGAAGATAATCGAAAAAAGAAGATTCCAGAAGTTTCCACTATTAAAGAACTTGCCCAAAATAATTTTATACACACGCCGAGCGTTTTATATAGAAATCATCTTATTAAGGAATTTCCAAAATATTTTACAGAAGCTCCAATTGGAGATTATTTCCTGCACATGTTAAATGCGCAACACGGAAAAATTAAATATATCGACAAGGTATTGGCAGTTTATAGAATACATGATGCTTCGTATTGGTCTTCGAAAAAAGATAAAGAACAACGAGCTATTATCATTAATTTTCTAAATACTTTAAAAACTTTTTTTGATGATGATATTCAAAAAATAATTAATCGTCAGATCCAAAAGATTCAATCAAAAGACATGTCCTTTTTCGAGAAAAAACTATTCAAGCTAAAAAGTTTCTTTTACCGATAA
- a CDS encoding glycosyltransferase family 1 protein — protein sequence MSHQKRVFLETHNINNRASGLGTFNYELIKGLDQLSFDDLELHLNSGQPEFLKSEFGNKFQYHKYRPFHRYKAFRSFEKFDLWHSVNQNSKLEPRINTKYLLTVHDVNFVEEISSDMNHRRNCLFKEKLERATAITYISEFAKKQTHDYFKVPNVPEHIIYNGNPISTLLDTSNFIGNVPLDKPFFYTIGDFIERKNYTSIINMMKLIKDYNLIISGNDTKEYGGVIKKLIEKNKLTNQVFLTGRISDEGKQFYMKNCSAFLFPSIREGFGLPPIEAMSFGRPVFLSDKTSLPEIGGDEANYWTNFDPEYMKTILFEGLDHHEKNKLKNEMLLKKRAASFDWKSAAADYLKIYKGILS from the coding sequence ATGTCGCATCAAAAGAGAGTTTTCTTAGAAACTCATAATATTAATAATAGAGCAAGTGGTTTAGGAACTTTTAATTATGAATTAATTAAAGGACTAGATCAACTCTCTTTTGATGATTTAGAATTACATCTTAATTCCGGGCAGCCTGAATTTCTCAAAAGTGAATTTGGGAATAAATTTCAATATCATAAATATAGACCATTTCACAGATACAAAGCTTTTAGGTCTTTTGAAAAATTTGATTTATGGCATTCTGTAAACCAAAATTCTAAATTAGAACCAAGAATAAACACAAAGTACTTATTAACTGTTCATGATGTAAATTTTGTCGAGGAAATATCTTCAGACATGAATCACAGAAGAAATTGCTTATTTAAGGAAAAACTGGAAAGAGCTACTGCAATCACTTATATTTCTGAATTTGCAAAGAAACAGACACATGACTACTTTAAAGTTCCTAATGTTCCTGAGCATATAATTTACAATGGAAACCCGATATCTACTTTGTTAGACACGTCAAACTTTATTGGTAATGTACCTTTAGATAAACCATTTTTTTATACAATTGGAGATTTTATTGAAAGAAAAAATTATACTTCAATCATTAATATGATGAAGTTAATAAAAGATTATAATTTAATAATTTCCGGAAATGACACCAAAGAATATGGTGGTGTAATAAAAAAATTAATTGAGAAAAATAAATTAACCAATCAAGTTTTTTTAACGGGTAGAATTAGCGATGAAGGCAAACAATTTTACATGAAAAATTGTTCTGCTTTCCTGTTCCCTTCGATAAGAGAAGGTTTTGGATTACCTCCAATTGAAGCAATGAGTTTTGGCAGACCTGTATTTTTATCTGATAAAACTTCGTTACCAGAAATTGGTGGAGACGAAGCAAACTATTGGACTAATTTTGATCCTGAATATATGAAGACTATACTTTTTGAGGGATTGGATCATCATGAAAAAAATAAACTCAAGAACGAAATGCTTCTCAAAAAGAGAGCGGCATCTTTTGATTGGAAAAGTGCTGCTGCTGACTATTTAAAAATTTATAAAGGTATTTTATCATAA
- a CDS encoding Kdo domain containing protein, translating into MNFKVNPIFENSTVSILDSIKTFNNSGTLFGNGDRNKIKLFEFGGKTMNIKSFKIPNVINKIAYKYFRKSKARRSFEYATILLEKGIGTPQPIAFLENFNTLGLKDSYYASEHLITDLTYRELVEIPDYPDHDNILRQFTKFTFDLHEKGVEFLDHSPGNTLIKKVAENQYEFFLVDLNRMNFHDLMSFEQRMNNFSRLTPQKGMIAIMSNEYSKFYTAKTEAEIFEKMWQATADFQEGFAKKKRLKKKLKFWKKS; encoded by the coding sequence ATGAATTTTAAGGTAAATCCAATTTTTGAAAATAGCACTGTATCAATACTTGATAGTATTAAAACGTTTAATAATTCAGGAACTCTTTTTGGAAATGGTGATCGAAATAAAATTAAATTGTTTGAATTCGGCGGAAAAACAATGAATATTAAGTCGTTTAAAATTCCGAACGTCATTAACAAAATAGCTTACAAATATTTTAGAAAATCAAAAGCCAGACGATCGTTTGAATACGCTACAATTTTATTGGAAAAAGGAATTGGAACTCCACAACCGATCGCATTTCTCGAAAATTTTAATACTCTTGGTTTAAAAGATAGTTATTATGCCAGCGAGCATTTGATAACTGATTTAACATATAGAGAATTGGTTGAAATTCCCGATTATCCGGATCATGACAATATTTTAAGACAGTTTACGAAGTTTACTTTTGATTTGCATGAAAAAGGAGTGGAGTTTCTGGATCACTCTCCAGGAAATACGTTAATCAAAAAAGTAGCTGAAAATCAATATGAATTTTTCTTAGTTGATTTAAACCGAATGAATTTTCACGATTTAATGAGTTTCGAGCAACGTATGAATAACTTCAGTCGTTTAACGCCTCAAAAAGGTATGATTGCAATAATGAGCAACGAATATTCGAAGTTTTATACAGCCAAAACCGAAGCTGAAATTTTTGAAAAAATGTGGCAGGCAACCGCTGATTTCCAAGAAGGATTTGCAAAAAAGAAAAGGCTTAAAAAGAAACTGAAATTCTGG